One stretch of Streptococcus australis DNA includes these proteins:
- a CDS encoding pseudouridine synthase — protein MRINKYIAHAGVASRRKAEELIKQGLVTVNGQVVRELATTIKSGDKVEVEGQPIYNEEKVYYLLNKPRGVISSVTDDKGRKTVVDLLPNVKERIYPVGRLDWDTSGVLILTNDGDFTDEMIHPRNEIDKVYVARVKGVANKENLHPLTRGVEIEGKKTKPAVYEILKVDPVKNRSVVQLTIHEGRNHQVKKMFEAVGLQVDKLSRTRFGHLDLTGLRPGESRRLNKKEISQLHTMAVTKK, from the coding sequence ATGAGAATCAATAAATATATTGCCCACGCAGGTGTGGCCAGTAGGAGAAAAGCAGAAGAGCTGATCAAGCAAGGCTTGGTGACGGTCAACGGCCAAGTGGTGCGTGAACTAGCAACCACCATCAAGTCAGGTGACAAGGTTGAAGTTGAAGGCCAACCTATCTACAACGAAGAAAAGGTCTACTATCTTCTCAATAAACCCCGCGGAGTGATTTCTAGTGTGACAGATGACAAGGGCCGCAAGACTGTTGTCGACCTCTTGCCCAATGTCAAAGAGCGCATCTATCCTGTGGGACGTTTGGACTGGGATACATCAGGTGTCTTGATTTTGACCAATGATGGGGATTTTACAGATGAGATGATTCACCCTCGTAATGAGATCGATAAGGTTTATGTGGCGCGTGTCAAAGGTGTTGCCAATAAGGAAAACCTTCATCCCTTGACACGAGGAGTGGAGATTGAGGGCAAGAAAACCAAGCCTGCTGTCTATGAGATTCTCAAAGTGGATCCAGTCAAAAATCGCTCAGTAGTGCAGTTGACCATCCATGAAGGGCGCAACCATCAGGTTAAAAAGATGTTTGAAGCTGTCGGTCTTCAAGTGGATAAGTTGTCACGGACACGTTTTGGACACCTAGACTTGACAGGCCTTCGTCCGGGAGAATCCCGTCGTCTTAATAAAAAAGAAATCAGCCAACTACACACCATGGCTGTAACTAAAAAATAA
- the scpB gene encoding SMC-Scp complex subunit ScpB — translation MSTLAEIEALLFVAGEDGIRVRQLAELLSLPPTGIQQSLEKLAQKYEKDQESSLSLIETGGAYRLVTKPQFVAILKEYSKAPINQSLSRAALETLSIIAYKQPITRIEIDAIRGVNSSGALAKLQAFDLIREDGKKEVLGRPNLYVTTDYFLDYMGINHLEELPVIDELEIQAQESQLFGERIEEDENQ, via the coding sequence ATGAGTACTTTAGCAGAAATAGAAGCGCTCTTGTTTGTAGCAGGTGAAGATGGGATTCGAGTCCGTCAGTTGGCTGAACTCCTATCGCTTCCCCCGACAGGCATCCAGCAGAGTTTAGAAAAATTAGCCCAAAAGTATGAAAAAGACCAAGAGTCGAGCTTGTCCCTGATTGAGACAGGGGGCGCTTACAGATTGGTGACCAAGCCTCAATTTGTAGCGATTTTGAAGGAATACTCCAAAGCTCCCATCAACCAGAGTTTATCTCGGGCGGCCCTTGAGACCTTGTCTATCATTGCCTACAAGCAGCCGATTACGCGGATAGAAATCGATGCCATCCGTGGTGTCAACTCGAGTGGCGCCTTGGCAAAGTTGCAGGCCTTTGACTTGATACGAGAAGACGGGAAAAAAGAAGTGTTGGGTCGTCCCAACCTCTATGTGACTACGGATTATTTCTTAGATTACATGGGGATCAATCATTTGGAAGAATTGCCAGTGATTGATGAGCTTGAGATTCAAGCGCAAGAAAGCCAATTATTTGGTGAAAGGATAGAAGAAGATGAGAATCAATAA
- a CDS encoding segregation/condensation protein A, with protein MDIKLKDFEGPLDLLLHLVSKYQMDIYDVPITEVIEQYLAYVSTLQAMRLEVTGEYMVMASQLMLIKSRKLLPKVAEVADLEDDLEQDLLSQIEEYRKFKLLGEHLEAKHQDRAQYYSKAPTELIYEDAELVHDRTTIDLFLAFSNILAKKKEEFAQNHTTILRDEYKIEDMMVIVKESLTGRDQLRLQDLFKEAQNIQEVITLFLATLELIKTQELVLVQEESFGDIYLMEKKEKSQAEQGLT; from the coding sequence ATGGATATTAAATTAAAAGATTTTGAAGGGCCATTGGACTTGCTCTTGCACCTGGTTTCTAAGTACCAGATGGATATCTACGATGTGCCAATCACAGAAGTCATCGAACAGTATCTAGCCTATGTCTCAACCCTGCAGGCCATGCGTCTAGAAGTGACGGGTGAGTATATGGTCATGGCCAGTCAGTTAATGCTGATCAAGAGCCGCAAGCTTCTTCCAAAGGTGGCAGAAGTGGCTGATTTGGAGGATGACCTGGAGCAGGATCTCCTCTCCCAAATCGAAGAATACCGCAAGTTCAAACTCTTGGGTGAGCACTTGGAGGCTAAGCACCAAGATCGGGCCCAGTACTATTCCAAAGCGCCGACAGAGTTGATCTACGAAGATGCGGAGCTTGTGCATGATAGGACGACCATTGACCTCTTTTTGGCTTTTTCAAATATCCTAGCCAAGAAAAAAGAGGAGTTCGCTCAGAACCACACGACCATTTTGCGGGATGAGTATAAGATTGAGGATATGATGGTCATCGTAAAAGAGTCCTTGACTGGACGGGACCAGTTACGTTTGCAGGATTTGTTCAAGGAAGCCCAGAATATCCAAGAGGTCATTACCCTCTTTTTGGCAACCCTAGAGTTAATCAAAACCCAGGAGCTGGTCCTCGTGCAAGAGGAGAGTTTCGGAGATATCTATCTCATGGAAAAGAAGGAAAAAAGTCAAGCGGAGCAAGGTTTGACTTGA
- the xerD gene encoding site-specific tyrosine recombinase XerD, with protein MRDSISAFLEKKQGLSANSKQSYKYDLEQFLDMIGERVSETSLKIYQAQLANLKMSAQKRKLSACNQFLYFLYQKGEVDSFYRLELAKQAEKKTEKPELLDLESFWQESDYPEGRLLALLILEMGLLPSEILALKIADINLDFQVLRINKASQQRIVTIPTTLLSELKPLMGQTYLFERGGKAYSRQWAFRQLESFVKEKGFPALSAQALREQFILRQIENKVDLYEIAKKLGLKTVLTLEKYR; from the coding sequence ATGAGAGATAGCATTTCAGCCTTTTTAGAGAAAAAGCAGGGCTTGTCTGCTAATTCAAAGCAGTCTTATAAGTATGATTTAGAGCAATTTTTAGATATGATAGGGGAGCGGGTCTCTGAGACCAGTCTCAAGATTTACCAAGCCCAGCTAGCCAATCTAAAAATGAGTGCCCAAAAGCGAAAACTTTCGGCCTGTAACCAATTTCTCTACTTTCTCTATCAAAAAGGAGAGGTGGACAGTTTTTACCGCTTGGAATTAGCCAAACAAGCTGAAAAGAAGACCGAAAAGCCAGAACTGTTAGACCTAGAGTCTTTTTGGCAGGAAAGTGACTATCCAGAAGGACGCTTGCTAGCGCTCTTAATCCTAGAAATGGGACTCTTGCCTAGCGAGATTTTAGCTCTTAAGATTGCGGATATCAATCTGGATTTTCAGGTGCTGCGAATCAACAAGGCTTCCCAACAGAGGATTGTCACTATTCCCACGACCTTACTTTCAGAATTGAAACCCTTGATGGGGCAGACCTATCTTTTTGAAAGGGGAGGGAAAGCCTATTCTCGTCAGTGGGCCTTTCGTCAGCTGGAGTCCTTTGTCAAGGAGAAAGGTTTCCCAGCCTTATCAGCTCAAGCCTTGCGGGAACAGTTCATTCTAAGACAAATAGAAAACAAGGTCGATTTGTACGAAATAGCAAAAAAACTAGGATTAAAAACAGTCCTGACCTTAGAAAAATATAGATAA
- the cbpB gene encoding cyclic-di-AMP-binding protein CbpB translates to MIAKEFELFLLEQEGTFLTPAENLAALIDTHNADHAILVLSQITYTRIPVVTFDKHFVGTIGLRDILAYQMEQGLTDEQMATTDIVNMTKTDVAVVAPDYNITEVLHKLVDEPFLPVVDDEGIFQGIITRKSILKAVNALLHDFSKEYEIRCK, encoded by the coding sequence ATGATTGCCAAGGAATTTGAACTATTTTTACTGGAGCAGGAAGGGACCTTTCTCACCCCTGCTGAGAATCTAGCAGCTTTGATTGATACCCATAATGCTGACCATGCGATTTTGGTGTTGAGCCAAATCACCTATACCCGTATCCCTGTTGTGACCTTTGACAAACACTTTGTCGGAACCATTGGCCTGAGAGATATTTTGGCTTATCAAATGGAGCAAGGTTTGACAGACGAGCAGATGGCAACTACAGATATCGTCAACATGACCAAGACAGATGTGGCAGTCGTCGCTCCAGACTATAATATCACTGAAGTCCTCCATAAACTGGTCGATGAACCTTTCTTGCCGGTCGTAGACGATGAAGGAATTTTCCAAGGAATTATCACGCGCAAGTCCATCCTCAAGGCAGTCAATGCCCTCTTGCATGACTTTAGTAAGGAATATGAGATTCGATGCAAATGA
- a CDS encoding metallophosphoesterase, with protein sequence MAKQTIIVMSDSHGDSLIVEEIRDRYLGKVDAIFHDGDSELRPDSPLWEGIHVVKGNMDFYAGYPERLVTQLGPTKIIQTHGHLFDINFNFQKLDYWAQEEDADICLYGHLHVPNAWMEGKTLFLNPGSISQPRGTIRECLYARVEIDDSYFKVDFLTRDHEIYPGLSKEFAR encoded by the coding sequence ATGGCAAAGCAAACCATCATTGTAATGAGTGATTCCCATGGCGATAGCTTGATTGTCGAAGAAATTCGTGATCGCTATCTGGGGAAAGTCGATGCCATTTTTCACGATGGTGACTCTGAACTCCGTCCTGATTCACCACTATGGGAAGGTATCCATGTCGTCAAAGGCAACATGGACTTTTATGCTGGCTACCCAGAACGTTTGGTAACTCAACTTGGTCCGACCAAGATTATCCAGACGCATGGACACTTGTTTGATATCAATTTCAACTTTCAAAAGTTGGACTACTGGGCTCAGGAAGAAGATGCCGATATCTGTCTCTATGGTCACTTGCATGTTCCAAATGCTTGGATGGAAGGAAAAACACTCTTTTTAAATCCAGGCTCCATCAGCCAACCACGAGGCACTATTAGAGAATGTCTCTATGCACGTGTGGAGATTGATGACAGCTATTTTAAAGTAGACTTTTTGACACGTGATCATGAGATTTATCCGGGCTTGTCCAAGGAGTTTGCTCGATGA
- a CDS encoding nucleoside-triphosphate diphosphatase: MAGKRDSCGACNIMTNKIYEYKDDQNWYVGVWDVYGGIYSLIKDPLELDFMDLARIFRDEENGFPITITVMRWSSNFRLLSFIVEILNAEAGRNLEVIQRQGALLLVENGQLLHVELPKEGVNVEAFFETSKVRETLLIATRNEGKTKEFRAIFDKLGYDVENLNDYPDLPEVAETGMTFEENARLKAETISQLTGKMVLADDSGLKVDVLGGLPGVWSARFAGVGATDRENNAKLLHELAMVFDLKDRSAQFHTTLVVASPNKESLVVEADWPGYINFEPKGENGFGYDPLFLVGETGKSSAELTLEEKNSQSHRALAVKKLLEVFPSWQSKPSL, translated from the coding sequence ATGGCTGGAAAAAGAGATTCATGTGGAGCATGTAACATTATGACAAACAAAATTTATGAATACAAGGACGACCAGAACTGGTATGTCGGTGTCTGGGATGTCTATGGAGGCATCTACAGTCTCATCAAAGATCCGCTTGAGCTTGATTTTATGGATTTGGCGCGGATTTTTCGTGATGAGGAAAACGGCTTTCCGATTACGATAACGGTGATGCGCTGGTCTTCCAACTTCCGTCTGCTCTCCTTTATCGTTGAGATTTTAAATGCAGAAGCAGGACGTAACTTGGAAGTCATCCAACGTCAGGGAGCCCTGCTCTTGGTTGAAAATGGGCAACTCCTGCATGTAGAATTGCCTAAAGAAGGAGTCAATGTAGAAGCCTTCTTTGAAACCAGCAAGGTTAGAGAAACCTTGTTGATAGCGACTCGTAACGAAGGCAAGACCAAGGAATTCCGAGCTATCTTTGACAAGCTAGGCTATGATGTGGAAAATCTCAATGACTATCCAGATCTGCCTGAAGTAGCTGAAACAGGCATGACCTTTGAAGAAAATGCCCGCCTCAAGGCAGAAACCATTTCCCAATTAACAGGCAAGATGGTTCTAGCAGATGACTCAGGTCTCAAAGTCGATGTCCTTGGTGGCTTGCCAGGTGTCTGGTCAGCTCGTTTTGCAGGTGTGGGAGCAACTGACCGGGAAAACAATGCCAAACTCTTGCACGAATTGGCTATGGTCTTTGATCTCAAGGACCGTTCGGCTCAATTCCATACAACCTTAGTCGTAGCCAGTCCAAACAAGGAAAGTTTGGTTGTTGAAGCAGACTGGCCAGGCTACATTAATTTTGAACCTAAGGGTGAAAATGGCTTTGGCTATGACCCGCTCTTCTTAGTAGGAGAAACGGGTAAATCCTCAGCAGAATTAACCCTAGAAGAAAAAAATAGCCAATCTCACCGCGCCTTAGCCGTTAAGAAACTTTTGGAGGTATTTCCATCATGGCAAAGCAAACCATCATTGTAA
- the racE gene encoding glutamate racemase, translating into MDNRPIGFLDSGVGGLTVVRELMRQLPHEEIVYIGDSARAPYGPRPAEQIREYTWQLVNFLLTKDVKMIVIACNTATAVVWEEIKAKLDIPVLGVILPGASAAIKSSQGGKIGVIGTPMTVQSDIYRQKIHDLDPDLQVESLACPKFAPLVESGALSTSVTKKVVYETLRPLVGKVDSLILGCTHYPLLRPIIQNVMGPKVQLIDSGAECVRDISVLLNYFEINRGRDAGPLDHRFYTTASSQSFAQIGEEWLEKEIHVEHVTL; encoded by the coding sequence ATGGATAATCGACCAATTGGTTTTTTGGATTCAGGTGTCGGGGGCTTGACTGTTGTTCGTGAGCTCATGCGTCAGCTTCCCCATGAAGAAATCGTCTATATTGGAGATTCGGCACGGGCACCCTACGGTCCCCGTCCTGCTGAGCAAATTCGTGAATATACTTGGCAGTTGGTCAACTTTCTCTTGACCAAGGATGTCAAAATGATTGTCATTGCTTGTAATACTGCGACTGCGGTCGTCTGGGAAGAAATCAAGGCTAAACTAGACATTCCCGTCCTAGGTGTGATTTTGCCAGGAGCTTCGGCAGCCATCAAGTCCAGTCAAGGCGGGAAAATCGGAGTGATTGGAACCCCCATGACGGTACAATCAGACATCTACCGTCAGAAAATCCATGATTTGGATCCAGACTTACAGGTGGAAAGTTTGGCCTGTCCCAAGTTTGCCCCCTTGGTCGAGTCTGGTGCCCTGTCAACCAGTGTTACCAAGAAAGTGGTTTATGAAACCCTGCGTCCCTTGGTCGGAAAAGTGGATAGCCTGATTTTGGGTTGTACTCATTATCCGCTCCTTCGCCCTATCATCCAGAATGTCATGGGGCCCAAGGTTCAGCTCATCGATAGTGGGGCTGAGTGTGTACGAGATATCTCAGTCTTACTCAATTATTTTGAAATCAATCGTGGTCGCGATGCTGGACCACTTGATCACCGTTTTTACACAACAGCCAGCAGCCAAAGTTTTGCCCAGATTGGGGAAGAATGGCTGGAAAAAGAGATTCATGTGGAGCATGTAACATTATGA
- a CDS encoding YneF family protein, with product MDLILAIILIVLAFLGGALGGMYLVRKQIEKEFADNPRLNAEAVRALLSANGQKPSEAKVQQVYHQIIRQQKAALANNKKK from the coding sequence ATGGATCTTATTTTAGCAATTATCTTGATTGTGCTAGCTTTTCTAGGAGGAGCTCTTGGAGGTATGTATTTGGTTCGTAAGCAAATCGAAAAAGAATTTGCTGACAACCCACGTTTGAACGCTGAGGCAGTTCGTGCTCTCTTGAGCGCAAATGGTCAAAAACCAAGCGAAGCCAAGGTACAACAAGTTTACCACCAAATCATCCGTCAACAAAAAGCAGCCCTTGCTAACAATAAAAAGAAATAA